Proteins encoded by one window of Gemmatimonadaceae bacterium:
- a CDS encoding ComF family protein, whose product MGGGEGLSSRWRRAAGTAIAGALALAVPRSCIACGAAMGARDGGLACGTCWSRLPLLPKPWCERCGHPHHGPPATCPVCPLLDASCARARSVCWVPHAHSTPLLAALKYQGWWRIADAMAERMVRTGRDLLDGMAAPRFVPVPLAASRRRERGYNQSEHLARALARLTGGTVLEDVLVRVRATVSQTQLTPAERRVNVQHAFVASGRSRAEIGGRALVLVDDVFTTGATLNACAVALRDGGASDLRYWTFGRARSDADRSGSNGSLNDGHQGWH is encoded by the coding sequence GTGGGCGGCGGTGAAGGGCTGAGTTCGCGCTGGCGCCGCGCGGCCGGCACCGCCATTGCTGGCGCCCTCGCGCTGGCCGTGCCGCGGTCGTGCATTGCGTGCGGCGCCGCCATGGGAGCGCGCGACGGCGGACTGGCGTGCGGCACGTGCTGGAGCCGTCTCCCCCTGCTTCCCAAGCCGTGGTGCGAGCGGTGCGGCCATCCGCACCATGGCCCGCCGGCGACGTGTCCCGTCTGCCCGCTGCTCGACGCGAGTTGTGCGCGCGCGCGATCGGTCTGCTGGGTTCCGCACGCCCACAGCACGCCGCTGCTCGCCGCACTCAAGTATCAGGGCTGGTGGCGCATTGCCGACGCGATGGCCGAGCGGATGGTTCGCACCGGGCGAGATCTCCTCGACGGCATGGCGGCGCCGCGCTTCGTCCCCGTGCCGCTCGCGGCCTCACGCCGGCGTGAGCGCGGCTACAACCAGAGCGAACATCTCGCCCGCGCGCTGGCGCGCCTGACGGGTGGTACGGTGCTGGAGGACGTCCTCGTGCGGGTTCGCGCCACGGTATCGCAGACGCAATTGACACCCGCTGAGCGTCGGGTGAACGTTCAGCATGCGTTTGTCGCATCGGGACGGAGCCGAGCCGAAATTGGCGGCCGCGCGCTGGTCCTGGTGGACGACGTGTTCACTACGGGCGCCACGCTCAATGCGTGCGCTGTCGCACTGCGGGACGGCGGCGCGTCCGACCTTCGGTACTGGACCTTCGGGCGGGCGCGCAGCGACGCCGACCGCTCCGGAAGCAACGGGAGTTTGAACGATGGCCATCAAGGTTGGCATTAA
- the secG gene encoding preprotein translocase subunit SecG codes for MFTRFLVILLILDTVVLVAAILLQSGKGGGLAASFGGASSSADALLGTRQAGNLLTKTSWWAGGIFIFLAFILQVASARGRTPTSVLDQAVAVPPPAPSAPATQGGASQSVVPLQTAPATPAPATPAPAKPAPAKP; via the coding sequence ATGTTCACCAGATTCCTCGTCATCCTGCTGATTCTCGACACCGTCGTGCTGGTCGCGGCCATCCTGCTGCAGAGCGGGAAGGGCGGCGGACTTGCCGCGAGCTTCGGCGGGGCGTCTTCTTCCGCTGACGCGCTGCTCGGCACGCGCCAGGCGGGCAACCTCCTCACCAAGACCAGCTGGTGGGCGGGCGGCATCTTCATCTTCCTCGCGTTCATCCTGCAGGTGGCGTCGGCCCGTGGCCGCACGCCCACGTCGGTGCTCGATCAGGCCGTAGCGGTTCCGCCGCCGGCGCCGAGCGCTCCCGCCACGCAGGGCGGCGCGTCGCAGTCGGTGGTGCCGTTGCAGACGGCGCCGGCCACCCCGGCTCCGGCCACGCCGGCCCCGGCGAAGCCGGCTCCCGCGAAGCCCTGA
- the gap gene encoding type I glyceraldehyde-3-phosphate dehydrogenase, producing the protein MAIKVGINGFGRIGRQVLRAAKEQGAAIDFLAINDLTDTKTLAHLFKHDSVHGAFEGTVSYDENSITVNGDKIRIFKEKDPANLPWKDLGVDIVLESTGKFTDRDGASKHLAGGAKKVIISAPAKNEDITIVLGVNHDKYDAAKHQIVSNASCTTNCLVPMVKTIRDAFGFKHASMVTIHSYTNDQNILDLPHKDLRRARAGALSIIPTTTGAAKATALVIPEVKGKIDGLSVRVPTPDVSLTELTVEVEKATTIAEVNAAFKAAAAGSLKGILQYGEEELVSIDYVGNPHSCIIDSKCTNVIDGTLVKVSGWYDNEWGYSVRCVDLIKYIGERL; encoded by the coding sequence ATGGCCATCAAGGTTGGCATTAATGGATTCGGCCGCATCGGCCGGCAGGTACTGCGTGCGGCCAAGGAGCAGGGCGCCGCGATCGACTTCCTCGCGATCAACGACCTGACCGACACCAAGACGCTCGCGCACCTCTTCAAGCACGATTCCGTGCATGGCGCGTTCGAGGGGACGGTCAGCTACGACGAGAACTCGATCACCGTCAATGGCGACAAGATCCGCATCTTCAAGGAGAAGGATCCGGCCAACCTGCCGTGGAAGGACCTCGGCGTCGACATCGTCCTCGAGAGCACGGGCAAGTTCACCGACCGCGATGGCGCGTCCAAGCATCTGGCCGGCGGCGCGAAGAAGGTCATCATCTCGGCGCCCGCCAAGAACGAGGACATCACCATCGTGCTCGGCGTCAACCACGACAAGTACGACGCCGCCAAGCACCAGATCGTCTCCAATGCGTCCTGCACCACCAACTGCCTCGTGCCGATGGTGAAGACCATCCGCGACGCGTTCGGGTTCAAGCACGCGTCGATGGTGACCATCCACTCGTACACCAACGACCAGAACATCCTCGACCTGCCGCACAAGGACCTGCGGCGCGCCCGCGCCGGCGCGCTGTCGATCATTCCGACGACGACCGGCGCCGCCAAGGCCACCGCGCTCGTCATCCCCGAGGTGAAGGGGAAGATCGACGGGCTGTCCGTGCGCGTCCCGACGCCCGATGTCTCGCTCACCGAGCTGACGGTCGAGGTCGAGAAGGCCACGACCATCGCCGAGGTGAACGCCGCGTTCAAGGCGGCGGCGGCGGGGAGCCTGAAGGGGATCCTGCAGTACGGCGAGGAGGAGCTCGTTTCCATCGACTACGTGGGCAACCCGCACTCGTGCATCATTGACTCGAAGTGCACGAACGTGATCGACGGCACCCTGGTGAAGGTGTCGGGCTGGTACGACAACGAGTGGGGCTACTCGGTGCGCTGCGTCGACCTGATCAAGTACATCGGCGAGCGTCTCTAG
- a CDS encoding HU family DNA-binding protein, whose translation MTKADLVERVTEAIEQTSGPMISKKDCARVVDAFLDAIKDALKEQRNIEVRGFGTFKIRQRKTRMARNPRTGAPVEVSARPVPVFKPSKELRAMVAGVDESEITGE comes from the coding sequence ATGACCAAAGCTGATCTCGTCGAGCGTGTCACCGAGGCCATCGAGCAGACCTCTGGGCCGATGATTTCGAAGAAGGATTGCGCGCGCGTGGTGGATGCGTTCCTGGACGCCATCAAGGACGCGCTCAAGGAGCAGCGCAACATCGAAGTGCGCGGCTTCGGCACATTCAAGATCCGTCAGCGCAAGACCCGCATGGCGCGGAATCCGCGGACTGGCGCGCCGGTCGAGGTTTCGGCGCGCCCGGTGCCGGTCTTCAAGCCGTCCAAGGAGCTGCGCGCGATGGTGGCCGGCGTGGACGAGTCGGAAATCACTGGCGAGTAA
- a CDS encoding low molecular weight protein arginine phosphatase produces the protein MSGPVLFVCTGNTCRSPLAEAMARQLAAERHLNVIFASAGTSAWFGSPASDGSMLVGLERKLDLSAHRSRPLTRELVAEASLVLGMGAHHVAAATALGGAGKAFLLADFATGKTTGRSVHDPFGDALDAYRQMADELDELIPQVIRRLVDDAPHPAGA, from the coding sequence ATGAGCGGCCCCGTCCTCTTCGTCTGCACCGGGAACACCTGCCGCAGTCCGCTGGCGGAGGCGATGGCGCGCCAGCTCGCGGCCGAGCGTCACCTGAACGTGATCTTCGCCAGCGCCGGAACGAGCGCCTGGTTCGGCTCGCCTGCCTCGGATGGCTCCATGCTCGTGGGCCTCGAGCGCAAGCTCGACCTCTCCGCGCATCGCTCGCGGCCGCTGACGCGCGAGCTGGTGGCGGAGGCGTCGCTCGTGCTCGGCATGGGCGCCCATCACGTGGCGGCGGCGACGGCCCTCGGGGGAGCGGGCAAGGCCTTCCTGCTCGCCGACTTCGCGACCGGCAAGACGACGGGGCGGTCCGTTCATGATCCCTTTGGGGACGCCCTCGATGCGTATCGCCAGATGGCGGACGAGCTCGATGAGTTGATTCCGCAGGTCATTCGGCGCCTCGTCGACGACGCGCCGCACCCGGCAGGCGCATGA
- the tpiA gene encoding triose-phosphate isomerase, whose protein sequence is MKQPIFAANWKMNHAPADATAFMRAFLAHFGKRQDRSVIFFPPALSFGAVVGALKDRPDIQLGVQNIHWEDKGAFTGENSATIARGAGAKYALVGHSERRHVFGETDDEVARKVAAAIRAGLTPIVCVGETLAQRDAGETEQVVLRQLHAALTPLSSADAANTIVAYEPVWAIGTGKTATPADASAVHQAIRAELHKILDSGSLAVPILYGGSVNRGNAADLLAAQDVEGLLVGGASLDAEGWASIVLT, encoded by the coding sequence ATGAAACAACCGATCTTTGCCGCCAACTGGAAGATGAATCACGCGCCGGCCGACGCGACGGCGTTCATGCGCGCGTTCCTCGCGCATTTCGGCAAGCGCCAGGACCGAAGCGTGATCTTCTTCCCCCCGGCGCTGTCGTTCGGCGCGGTGGTCGGCGCGCTCAAGGATCGTCCCGACATCCAGCTCGGGGTGCAGAACATCCATTGGGAAGACAAGGGGGCGTTCACGGGTGAGAACTCCGCGACGATCGCGCGCGGGGCGGGTGCCAAGTACGCCCTCGTCGGCCACTCGGAGCGCCGGCACGTGTTCGGCGAGACGGATGACGAAGTCGCCAGGAAGGTGGCGGCGGCGATTCGGGCGGGGCTGACGCCCATCGTCTGTGTCGGCGAGACGCTCGCGCAGCGCGACGCGGGAGAGACGGAACAGGTCGTGCTGCGGCAGCTGCACGCGGCGCTCACGCCGCTGAGCAGCGCGGACGCGGCCAATACGATCGTCGCGTACGAGCCCGTCTGGGCCATTGGCACCGGCAAGACGGCGACGCCCGCCGATGCGAGCGCCGTGCATCAGGCCATTCGCGCGGAGCTGCACAAGATTCTCGACAGCGGCAGCCTGGCGGTGCCGATTCTCTACGGCGGCTCCGTCAACCGCGGCAACGCGGCCGACTTGCTCGCCGCGCAGGACGTGGAAGGGTTGCTGGTCGGCGGGGCGAGTCTGGATGCCGAAGGGTGGGCATCCATCGTCCTCACTTGA
- a CDS encoding MoaD/ThiS family protein, giving the protein MTLDVLLFASYADAAGASVVRVSVAAGARVADVVRAVREIAPGIPLPARPLVAVNHRYAKADDAVAAGDEIALIPPVAGG; this is encoded by the coding sequence ATGACGCTCGACGTCCTTCTCTTCGCCTCGTACGCCGACGCCGCCGGTGCAAGTGTCGTGCGGGTGTCGGTGGCGGCGGGCGCCCGTGTGGCCGATGTCGTGCGCGCGGTGCGCGAGATCGCGCCAGGCATCCCGTTGCCGGCGCGCCCGCTCGTTGCCGTCAATCATCGCTACGCGAAAGCCGACGACGCGGTCGCGGCGGGCGATGAGATCGCGCTGATTCCCCCGGTGGCGGGCGGCTGA
- a CDS encoding phosphoglycerate kinase — MNKRTVATLAPAEMKGRRALVRVDFNVPLGEGGTVTDDTRIRAALPTLQLLIKGGARVVLCSHLGRPKGGPDPKYSLAPVARRLQELLGKPVAFCPTVVGAEAEAASRALKDGEVLLVENTRFEKGEEKNDAALAAAMAKLGDFYVNDAFGSAHRAHSSTEAVAKLLRPAVAGLLMQKELDYLGGALDKPKRPFVAVLGGSKISGKIDVIEALLPKVDALLVGGAMACTFYKAMGLETGSSLVEPDRVEMAKALVERAGSVLILPHDAIVAPAIEQGAKAHAVKRDEIPASEAMLDIGPDTAASYARAILSAKTVVWNGPMGVFETPPFDAGTTIVAKAMAEATAKGCTTVVGGGDSAAAVEGAGLAAKMSHVSTGGGASLEFLEGKVLPGVAALDDAK, encoded by the coding sequence ATGAACAAGCGTACCGTCGCCACCCTGGCGCCGGCGGAGATGAAGGGGCGGCGCGCCCTCGTCCGCGTGGACTTCAATGTCCCGCTGGGCGAGGGCGGCACCGTCACCGACGATACCCGCATTCGCGCCGCGCTTCCCACGCTGCAACTGCTCATCAAGGGCGGGGCCCGCGTGGTGCTCTGCTCCCATCTCGGCCGCCCGAAGGGCGGCCCCGATCCCAAGTACTCGCTCGCCCCCGTGGCCCGGCGCCTGCAGGAACTGCTCGGCAAGCCCGTGGCGTTCTGCCCGACCGTCGTCGGCGCCGAGGCGGAGGCGGCCTCCCGTGCGCTGAAGGACGGCGAGGTGCTCCTCGTCGAGAACACCCGCTTCGAGAAGGGCGAGGAGAAGAACGACGCCGCGCTCGCCGCCGCCATGGCCAAGCTGGGCGACTTCTACGTGAACGACGCCTTCGGCTCGGCGCATCGCGCGCACTCCAGCACCGAGGCGGTGGCCAAGCTGCTGCGTCCGGCGGTGGCCGGCCTGCTGATGCAGAAGGAACTCGACTACCTCGGCGGGGCGCTCGACAAGCCCAAGCGCCCATTCGTGGCGGTGCTCGGCGGTTCCAAGATCTCGGGCAAGATCGACGTCATCGAGGCGCTGCTGCCCAAGGTGGACGCGCTCCTCGTCGGCGGCGCGATGGCGTGCACGTTCTACAAGGCGATGGGCCTCGAGACGGGGTCGTCACTCGTCGAACCGGATCGCGTGGAGATGGCGAAGGCGCTCGTCGAACGCGCCGGGAGCGTGCTGATCCTCCCGCACGACGCCATCGTGGCGCCGGCCATCGAGCAGGGCGCGAAGGCGCACGCGGTCAAGCGCGACGAGATCCCCGCCAGCGAGGCGATGCTCGACATCGGCCCCGACACGGCGGCGTCGTATGCGCGGGCGATTCTCAGCGCGAAGACGGTCGTGTGGAACGGCCCGATGGGCGTGTTCGAGACGCCGCCCTTCGACGCCGGCACCACCATCGTCGCGAAGGCGATGGCCGAAGCCACGGCCAAGGGGTGCACGACCGTGGTGGGCGGCGGCGACTCGGCGGCCGCGGTGGAAGGCGCGGGACTTGCCGCGAAGATGAGTCACGTCTCGACGGGCGGCGGCGCCTCTCTCGAATTCCTCGAGGGGAAGGTGCTGCCGGGCGTCGCGGCCCTGGATGATGCGAAATGA
- the moaA gene encoding GTP 3',8-cyclase MoaA has protein sequence MRDQYGRSIEYLRISVTDRCNFRCVYCMPERGLAWLPKPQILSYEEITAVVRELAPLGLRRLRITGGEPTVRPDLPALIRMLRAVPEIEDIALSTNGVKLPQMAQALRDAGLDRVNMSSDSLRPARIAEIARRNLSFDPIVAATAATAAGLDPIKINVVVIRGANDDEVEDFAALTLQHAWHIRFIELMPVGDLAGTEFERVVPSDEVLSRITARFGALESTDGPPRGNGPARYHRIPGAPGSIGVITPLTHTYCETCNRVRLTADGRLRTCLYGDHEVNLRDALRAGEPLRPLFERALAEKPKEHELLKLRVGGLKALSEVGG, from the coding sequence ATGCGTGACCAATACGGGCGCAGCATCGAGTACCTGCGCATCTCGGTCACCGACCGGTGCAACTTCCGCTGCGTCTACTGCATGCCGGAGCGCGGGCTCGCCTGGCTGCCCAAGCCGCAGATCCTCTCGTACGAGGAGATCACCGCCGTCGTGCGCGAGTTGGCGCCGCTGGGGCTTCGGCGGCTGCGCATCACGGGCGGCGAGCCCACGGTGCGCCCGGACCTGCCGGCGCTCATCCGCATGCTGCGCGCCGTGCCGGAGATCGAGGACATCGCGCTCTCGACGAACGGGGTGAAGCTGCCGCAGATGGCGCAGGCGTTGCGCGACGCGGGGCTTGACCGCGTCAACATGAGTTCCGATTCGCTGCGCCCGGCGCGCATCGCCGAGATCGCGCGTCGCAATCTCTCGTTCGACCCGATCGTCGCGGCCACCGCCGCGACCGCGGCGGGGCTCGATCCGATCAAGATCAACGTGGTGGTCATTCGCGGCGCCAACGACGACGAGGTCGAGGATTTCGCCGCGCTGACGCTGCAGCACGCCTGGCACATCCGCTTCATCGAGCTGATGCCGGTGGGCGACCTCGCCGGGACGGAGTTCGAGCGCGTCGTGCCGAGCGACGAGGTGCTCTCGCGCATCACCGCGCGGTTCGGCGCGCTGGAATCGACGGACGGGCCGCCGCGCGGCAACGGTCCGGCCCGATACCATCGCATTCCGGGCGCGCCGGGAAGCATCGGCGTGATCACGCCGCTCACGCACACCTACTGCGAGACGTGCAATCGCGTGCGCCTGACCGCCGACGGACGACTGCGCACCTGCCTCTATGGGGATCACGAAGTCAATCTTCGCGACGCGCTGCGCGCCGGCGAGCCGTTGCGCCCGTTGTTCGAGCGCGCGCTGGCCGAGAAGCCCAAGGAACACGAGCTTCTCAAGCTGCGCGTTGGCGGGTTGAAGGCGCTCAGCGAGGTCGGCGGGTAA
- a CDS encoding L-threonylcarbamoyladenylate synthase: MNSQTDLRPVPFWSPAEIDGAIPRAIAHVQNGGLLAYPTETIYGFGGAIETDAVATLVGLKHRPPGKPFLLLVSSSAMIGRLGLQMTPSASMLAARFWPGPLTLVLRGAQHRVPMRLRGPEGGVAVRWTSHPALQRLIAALGDPLTSTSANLPRQPAALSATEVIANFPQQIASGTVMVLDGGRLEPSDPSTVVDCTGPHLRVIRPGALSASLLRSVVPDLVGDR, translated from the coding sequence ATGAACTCCCAGACTGACCTGCGTCCGGTCCCGTTCTGGTCGCCGGCCGAGATTGACGGGGCCATCCCGCGCGCGATCGCCCACGTGCAGAACGGCGGGCTGCTCGCGTATCCCACCGAGACCATCTATGGCTTTGGCGGCGCCATCGAGACCGACGCGGTCGCCACCCTCGTGGGACTCAAGCACCGCCCGCCGGGGAAACCGTTTCTCCTGCTCGTGTCGAGCAGCGCGATGATCGGCCGCCTCGGCCTGCAGATGACGCCCTCGGCTTCGATGCTTGCGGCCCGCTTCTGGCCGGGGCCGCTCACGCTCGTCCTGCGCGGCGCGCAGCATCGCGTGCCGATGCGGCTCCGCGGCCCGGAGGGCGGCGTGGCGGTGCGGTGGACGTCGCATCCCGCACTGCAGCGGCTCATCGCGGCACTCGGTGATCCGCTCACCTCCACGAGCGCCAACCTGCCGCGCCAGCCCGCCGCGCTCTCGGCCACCGAGGTGATCGCAAACTTCCCGCAGCAGATCGCGAGCGGCACGGTGATGGTGCTCGATGGCGGCCGGCTCGAGCCCTCCGATCCCTCGACCGTCGTGGATTGCACGGGACCGCACCTGCGCGTGATCCGGCCCGGCGCGCTCTCCGCGAGCCTGCTGCGCTCCGTGGTCCCCGACCTGGTTGGCGACCGATGA
- the aroE gene encoding shikimate dehydrogenase, which produces MTRLPGRLVLIGHPVAHSLSPLFQNAALRRAGIALTYEVFDIAPAKLADATRRLRALGASGNVTVPHKEAFAAFCARLTPIAGRVGAVNTFWTEDGDLVGDNTDVGGFEEAVAQAFGATRAWRAVAIVGAGGAAAAVAAAVERWAGCRAAIWSRNGSRSAQLAARFPGVRVAASLEDAVDGADLVVNATPLGLRPGDDLPVPIQLIAPHACVYDLVYDRLQTPWVLAARAAGHPAADGLGMLIAQGALAFERWFAQAPDRDVMWAAVKG; this is translated from the coding sequence ATGACGCGCCTCCCCGGCCGCCTCGTGCTGATCGGGCATCCGGTCGCCCATTCGCTGTCGCCGCTATTTCAGAATGCGGCGTTGCGTCGCGCCGGGATCGCCCTCACGTACGAAGTGTTCGACATCGCGCCCGCCAAGCTCGCCGACGCCACCCGGCGCCTGCGCGCGCTGGGCGCGAGCGGCAACGTCACCGTCCCGCACAAGGAGGCGTTCGCGGCGTTCTGCGCGCGGCTCACGCCCATCGCCGGACGCGTCGGGGCGGTGAACACGTTCTGGACGGAAGACGGGGACCTCGTCGGCGACAACACCGACGTCGGCGGTTTCGAGGAGGCGGTGGCGCAGGCGTTCGGCGCAACGCGGGCGTGGCGGGCCGTCGCGATTGTCGGCGCCGGCGGCGCGGCAGCGGCCGTGGCGGCGGCCGTGGAACGCTGGGCGGGATGCCGCGCCGCCATCTGGTCGCGCAACGGCAGTCGCAGCGCGCAACTCGCGGCGCGATTCCCGGGCGTGCGCGTCGCCGCGTCGCTGGAAGACGCGGTCGACGGCGCCGACCTCGTGGTGAATGCCACGCCGCTCGGACTCCGCCCCGGGGACGACCTGCCGGTGCCGATCCAGTTGATCGCGCCGCACGCGTGTGTGTACGATCTCGTCTACGACCGCCTGCAGACGCCGTGGGTGCTCGCCGCGCGTGCCGCCGGCCATCCCGCGGCCGACGGGCTCGGCATGCTCATCGCGCAGGGGGCGCTGGCGTTCGAGCGATGGTTCGCGCAGGCGCCCGACCGGGATGTGATGTGGGCGGCGGTGAAGGGCTGA
- the carA gene encoding glutamine-hydrolyzing carbamoyl-phosphate synthase small subunit translates to MNSLSDEKPGFLLLEDGTLFRGRLAAPVAAPAVAEVVFTTNMSGYQEVFTDPSFRGQIVVMTAPMIGNYGINFDDPESAHPQINGIVVRELSSTYSNWRASGSLYDYLASAQVPILSEVDTRRLTRHLRTVGVLRGVIAAGVEVGKEALAALDACPPMTGLDLASVVTTEKAYEWSAGSSGRPHIVAFDYGIKRNIMRLFEERGCRVTVVPSKTTADEVVALRPDGVFLSNGPGDPEAVLYAPAVIRALADRKIPIFGICLGHQLLGLTFGGRTTKLPYGHRGGNHPVKDLASGKVLVTSQNHGFAVEGGIDGIPGAPDLEVTHVNLNDGTIEGLKHKSLPIFAVQYHPEAAPGPHDARALFDDFMKAVGA, encoded by the coding sequence GTGAACTCGCTTTCCGACGAAAAGCCAGGGTTCCTCCTCCTCGAGGATGGGACCCTTTTTCGCGGCCGTCTGGCCGCGCCGGTCGCCGCCCCGGCGGTCGCCGAGGTCGTCTTCACGACGAACATGAGCGGCTATCAGGAGGTCTTCACCGACCCCTCGTTCCGCGGCCAGATCGTGGTGATGACCGCGCCGATGATCGGCAACTACGGGATCAACTTCGACGATCCCGAATCGGCGCACCCGCAGATCAACGGCATCGTCGTGCGGGAGCTCTCTTCGACCTATTCGAACTGGCGGGCGTCCGGGAGTCTCTACGACTATTTGGCGAGCGCCCAAGTACCTATCCTGTCGGAGGTTGACACTCGCCGCCTCACGCGTCACTTGAGGACGGTTGGCGTCCTTCGCGGAGTCATTGCGGCCGGGGTCGAGGTCGGTAAGGAAGCGCTGGCCGCGTTGGACGCGTGCCCGCCAATGACGGGGCTGGACCTCGCCTCGGTGGTGACCACCGAGAAGGCGTACGAGTGGTCTGCGGGATCGAGCGGACGGCCGCACATCGTCGCCTTCGACTACGGCATCAAGCGCAACATCATGCGCCTCTTCGAGGAGCGGGGCTGTCGCGTGACGGTGGTGCCGTCGAAGACGACCGCCGATGAGGTCGTCGCGCTGCGGCCCGACGGCGTCTTTCTCTCCAACGGCCCGGGTGATCCGGAGGCGGTGCTCTACGCGCCCGCGGTCATCAGGGCGCTCGCAGATCGGAAGATTCCCATCTTCGGCATCTGCCTCGGTCATCAGCTTCTCGGTCTGACGTTCGGTGGGCGGACGACGAAACTCCCGTACGGACACCGGGGCGGAAATCACCCCGTCAAGGATCTCGCGTCGGGCAAGGTGCTGGTCACCTCGCAGAATCACGGCTTCGCGGTGGAGGGCGGCATCGACGGCATTCCCGGGGCGCCGGATCTCGAGGTGACGCACGTCAACCTCAACGATGGCACGATCGAGGGTTTGAAGCACAAGTCGTTGCCAATCTTCGCCGTGCAGTATCACCCCGAGGCAGCGCCCGGCCCGCACGACGCGCGCGCGCTCTTCGACGACTTCATGAAGGCCGTCGGCGCGTAA
- a CDS encoding molybdenum cofactor biosynthesis protein MoaE produces MRTALVGTPLDIAAIAAEVSAPTSGALSLFVGTVRNVNDGRPVDGIEYNAYAPMAERELADLASEAARRFGTDHIVIEHRTGYLALGDASVAIAVAHPHRANALDATRWIIESLKQRVPIWKLEHYTDGTRQWVVQGHGHGVVQGAGETDAGDATHA; encoded by the coding sequence ATGCGGACCGCTCTCGTCGGGACGCCGCTCGACATTGCGGCGATCGCCGCCGAAGTCTCGGCGCCGACCAGCGGCGCCTTGTCGCTCTTCGTCGGCACGGTGCGCAACGTGAACGACGGGCGGCCGGTGGACGGCATCGAGTACAACGCCTACGCGCCGATGGCGGAACGCGAACTCGCCGATCTCGCGAGCGAGGCGGCCCGGCGATTCGGCACCGATCACATCGTGATCGAGCACCGCACCGGCTACCTGGCGCTGGGCGACGCGAGCGTGGCGATCGCCGTGGCGCATCCGCACCGCGCCAATGCGCTCGACGCGACGCGCTGGATCATCGAATCGCTCAAGCAGCGCGTGCCGATCTGGAAGCTGGAGCATTACACGGACGGGACGCGCCAGTGGGTGGTGCAGGGGCACGGGCACGGTGTGGTGCAGGGTGCGGGGGAAACTGACGCCGGGGACGCGACGCATGCGTGA
- the ispD gene encoding 2-C-methyl-D-erythritol 4-phosphate cytidylyltransferase — MSAPDVGVVIVAAGASTRTGGGELKQFTWVAGKPMLLHSLQLLQSRADVAMVVCVVPREYAGDPPPWIFQSDGERLLLSVGGRTRAESVRNGIADLPDTCRIILVHDAARPLVPMPVVDRVVEAVRAGTSAIAALPVVDTLKQVDADGRITGTVPREGLWRAQTPQGFPREVLLRAHRAAMDGKYDATDDAALVERLGEPVVVVRGSERAMKVTDAADFSRAERMYELPD; from the coding sequence GTGAGCGCCCCCGACGTTGGCGTCGTCATCGTCGCGGCGGGCGCGTCCACGCGCACCGGCGGGGGCGAGCTGAAGCAGTTCACGTGGGTGGCGGGCAAGCCCATGCTCCTGCACTCGCTGCAACTGCTGCAGTCGCGCGCCGACGTGGCGATGGTGGTCTGCGTGGTGCCACGGGAATACGCCGGCGACCCGCCCCCCTGGATCTTCCAGAGCGATGGCGAGCGTCTGCTCCTGTCGGTCGGAGGACGCACGCGCGCCGAGAGCGTGCGCAACGGCATCGCCGACCTTCCGGACACGTGCCGCATCATTCTCGTGCACGACGCGGCGCGTCCGCTGGTGCCGATGCCGGTCGTCGATCGCGTCGTCGAGGCGGTGCGCGCCGGAACGTCGGCCATTGCCGCGCTCCCGGTGGTGGACACGCTGAAACAGGTCGATGCCGACGGGCGCATCACGGGCACCGTGCCCCGCGAGGGGCTCTGGCGCGCGCAGACGCCGCAGGGCTTTCCGCGCGAGGTCCTGTTGCGCGCGCATCGCGCCGCGATGGACGGCAAATACGACGCCACCGACGATGCCGCGCTGGTCGAGCGCCTGGGCGAGCCGGTCGTGGTGGTGCGGGGAAGCGAGCGCGCGATGAAGGTTACCGACGCCGCGGACTTCAGTCGCGCAGAGCGGATGTATGAACTCCCAGACTGA